In a single window of the Limnochorda sp. L945t genome:
- a CDS encoding PLP-dependent cysteine synthase family protein, translated as MAVYVKVEGFNPGGSVKDRPALYIVGDAVERGLLQGGRRILDATSGNTGIAYAMIGAALGLGVTVCMPSNASLERQRTLKAYGAEIILTDPLEGTEGARHAARQLAQEEPERYWLADQYSNAANVRAHVETTGPEIWEQTAGTVTHFVAGIGTSGTVMGVGQYLKARNPSIQVIGVEPLETLHGLEGLKRMDASEVPAIFDPLRLDGRMEIPTEEGYRMVHRLAREEGILAGGSGGAAVVAALRVASGLSRGVVVTVLPDSGSRYLSTAIWRDA; from the coding sequence GTGGCGGTGTACGTAAAGGTCGAGGGGTTCAACCCCGGCGGATCCGTGAAGGATCGCCCGGCGCTCTACATCGTCGGCGACGCGGTGGAGCGCGGCCTGCTCCAGGGCGGGCGGCGCATCCTGGATGCGACGTCGGGCAACACGGGGATCGCCTACGCCATGATCGGCGCCGCGCTCGGCCTGGGGGTCACCGTCTGCATGCCGTCCAACGCCTCGTTGGAGCGGCAGCGCACGCTGAAGGCCTACGGAGCCGAAATCATCCTGACCGATCCCCTGGAGGGGACCGAGGGGGCGCGCCACGCCGCCCGGCAGCTAGCCCAGGAGGAGCCGGAGCGTTACTGGCTCGCCGATCAGTACAGCAACGCTGCCAACGTACGTGCCCACGTCGAGACCACGGGACCCGAGATCTGGGAGCAGACCGCGGGTACCGTCACCCACTTCGTGGCCGGCATCGGTACGAGCGGCACCGTCATGGGGGTCGGCCAGTACCTCAAGGCCCGCAACCCTTCCATCCAGGTCATCGGGGTGGAGCCGCTGGAGACTTTGCACGGGCTCGAGGGGCTCAAGCGCATGGACGCCTCCGAGGTGCCGGCCATCTTCGACCCTTTGCGCCTGGACGGCCGGATGGAGATCCCGACCGAGGAGGGCTACCGGATGGTCCACCGGCTGGCCCGGGAGGAGGGGATCCTGGCCGGCGGATCGGGAGGAGCGGCGGTCGTAGCGGCGCTGCGGGTCGCCTCCGGCCTCAGCCGCGGCGTCGTCGTGACCGTCTTGCCCGACAGCGGGAGCCGCTACCTGAGCACGGCCATCTGGCGCGACGCCTGA
- a CDS encoding DEAD/DEAH box helicase translates to MPLRYRVAWVADGAGLMPLVVPAAVPADVGERLEMLAWPAAGGLPLYAARWLQAVLAAWSLHGPHRPRWLGRWRWRRLRSYLTDQLEAMGLPAAGLYLPEPAAAGQDTGAGPWDLSQDVAAEARGRAELLELLLRGRCLLGTEVVRAARATGLTPGETLLGMETLVAMGRAHRVAAVELDGRGGATCRRCGSAEGIYPEMCGACGSPFCPRCSRCAGMGVARGCEPLYLIPGPLVPGGAGAPAVPLVLPHALSAAQARAAERLTGAVRRGLSSLATGVGQPGASEDGSGAGPRGCLVWAVTGAGKTEVAFGAVQVALEMGGAVLFAAPRREVAVDIARRAWEAFGGEGFALLIGRCRPDSDRDGPAGGHAAATPATSLTPGCRLVVATTHQALRFYQAFSLVVLDEVDAFPYAGSDMLHLAVDRATHPKGYTVWMSATPDRRTRDRVRAGHWEVVTIAARHHGYPLPEPSVYAGRDVARWQQAPQDASQVPAPVRRWMEARRPATRLLVFCPTIRHVEAVAAALGAPACHSRHPRRQAVLDAFSTSRDGVLVASTLLERGLTFSGLDVLVAFADYEAIFDEAALVQMAGRAGRSVERPEGRVLFVAARRTAAMRRAVEHIRSMNRRARREGLLCGGGMV, encoded by the coding sequence GTGCCGTTGCGCTACCGGGTCGCGTGGGTTGCCGACGGAGCGGGGCTGATGCCCCTCGTCGTGCCGGCCGCCGTGCCTGCGGACGTGGGCGAGAGGTTAGAGATGCTAGCGTGGCCGGCTGCCGGCGGGCTGCCGCTTTACGCGGCCCGATGGCTCCAGGCCGTACTGGCGGCCTGGAGCCTGCACGGGCCCCATCGCCCCCGCTGGCTGGGCCGGTGGCGCTGGCGGCGCCTGCGGAGCTACCTCACGGACCAGCTCGAGGCCATGGGCCTCCCGGCTGCCGGGCTCTACCTGCCGGAGCCGGCGGCTGCCGGGCAAGACACGGGGGCGGGGCCCTGGGACCTCTCGCAGGACGTGGCGGCGGAGGCGCGGGGCCGGGCAGAGCTGCTGGAGTTGCTGTTGCGGGGCCGTTGCCTGCTGGGGACCGAGGTGGTACGGGCAGCCAGGGCCACCGGCCTGACGCCGGGCGAAACGCTGCTGGGGATGGAGACCCTGGTGGCTATGGGGAGGGCTCACAGGGTGGCGGCCGTGGAGCTCGATGGACGCGGTGGGGCCACCTGCCGGCGCTGCGGCTCGGCCGAGGGGATCTACCCCGAGATGTGCGGCGCCTGCGGATCCCCCTTCTGCCCGAGGTGCAGCCGTTGCGCCGGGATGGGAGTGGCCCGGGGCTGCGAGCCCCTCTATCTGATCCCGGGACCTCTCGTGCCCGGCGGAGCGGGAGCTCCGGCCGTTCCGCTCGTCCTCCCGCATGCGCTCTCGGCGGCTCAAGCCCGAGCCGCCGAGAGGCTCACGGGGGCCGTCCGCCGGGGTTTGAGCAGCCTGGCAACGGGAGTGGGGCAACCCGGGGCTTCGGAGGACGGGTCCGGGGCAGGGCCGAGGGGGTGCCTGGTCTGGGCGGTGACGGGCGCCGGCAAGACCGAGGTGGCGTTCGGCGCGGTGCAGGTCGCGCTGGAGATGGGAGGGGCGGTGCTCTTCGCGGCGCCGCGCCGTGAGGTCGCCGTCGACATCGCCCGCCGGGCGTGGGAGGCATTCGGTGGGGAGGGCTTTGCCTTGCTCATCGGGCGTTGCCGGCCGGATTCCGATCGCGACGGCCCTGCGGGCGGGCATGCGGCAGCGACCCCGGCGACGTCGCTGACCCCCGGCTGTCGGCTCGTGGTGGCCACCACGCACCAGGCGCTGCGCTTCTACCAGGCCTTTTCCCTGGTGGTGCTGGACGAGGTGGACGCGTTTCCCTACGCCGGGTCCGACATGCTCCACCTGGCGGTCGACCGGGCGACCCATCCGAAAGGGTATACGGTCTGGATGTCGGCCACTCCCGACCGCCGCACCCGAGACAGGGTACGGGCCGGACACTGGGAGGTCGTGACCATCGCCGCCCGCCACCACGGGTACCCGCTCCCGGAGCCGAGCGTATACGCCGGGCGCGACGTGGCGCGCTGGCAGCAGGCGCCCCAGGATGCATCCCAGGTGCCCGCCCCCGTGCGCCGGTGGATGGAGGCACGCAGACCGGCCACGCGACTGTTGGTCTTTTGCCCCACGATCCGCCACGTCGAGGCGGTCGCGGCCGCCCTGGGCGCACCCGCATGCCATAGCCGCCACCCAAGGCGCCAGGCGGTGCTCGATGCCTTCTCGACCTCTCGGGACGGGGTCCTCGTGGCGAGCACTCTCCTCGAACGGGGCCTGACCTTCTCCGGGCTCGACGTGCTCGTGGCCTTTGCCGACTACGAGGCCATATTCGACGAGGCGGCGCTGGTGCAGATGGCAGGCCGGGCAGGGCGCAGCGTCGAGCGGCCGGAAGGGCGCGTGCTGTTCGTCGCGGCGCGCCGCACGGCCGCGATGCGCCGGGCCGTCGAGCACATCCGTTCCATGAACCGGCGGGCTCGCCGGGAGGGCCTGCTTTGCGGCGGGGGCATGGTATAA
- a CDS encoding response regulator transcription factor, whose translation MIDAGSLSRPIRVLIADDHAVVRAGLRRILELEPDLQVVGEAIDGAEAVEKACETQADVVLMDVSMPRVNGLEATRLLRVRAPASRVVALTIHTDDQYVVEMARAGAWGYLIKDEDPGAVVTAIRRVAQGEVYISAKLVGSLVRALRERPPETPWTPAAEETAAVYGPVTGASAPPDQEQHRIEVGTAAGGDAASVPAPEQPSWPQLTGREVEVLSLIAHGRTNRQIAEALVVSEKTVKNHVTSILRKLRLKDRTQAAIWAIRSGWIP comes from the coding sequence GTGATAGACGCAGGGTCGCTGTCCCGCCCCATCCGGGTCCTGATCGCCGACGACCACGCAGTGGTGCGGGCGGGATTGCGTCGCATCCTCGAGCTCGAACCGGACCTCCAGGTGGTCGGAGAGGCCATCGACGGTGCCGAGGCGGTGGAAAAGGCGTGCGAGACCCAGGCCGACGTCGTGTTGATGGACGTCAGCATGCCGCGCGTCAACGGGCTCGAAGCCACCCGGCTGCTGCGGGTGCGGGCGCCGGCGTCCCGGGTCGTGGCGCTCACCATCCACACCGATGACCAGTACGTGGTGGAGATGGCCCGGGCGGGGGCCTGGGGCTATCTCATCAAGGACGAGGATCCGGGCGCGGTGGTGACCGCCATCCGGCGGGTGGCGCAGGGGGAGGTCTACATCTCGGCGAAACTGGTAGGCAGCCTGGTGAGGGCGCTGCGCGAGCGCCCTCCCGAGACGCCGTGGACGCCGGCGGCTGAGGAGACGGCGGCCGTCTATGGCCCGGTGACGGGCGCTTCGGCCCCGCCGGACCAGGAGCAGCATCGCATCGAGGTGGGCACGGCCGCCGGTGGTGACGCGGCGTCGGTGCCGGCTCCCGAGCAGCCGTCGTGGCCGCAGCTCACCGGACGCGAAGTGGAGGTGCTGTCGCTCATCGCCCATGGCCGCACCAATCGGCAGATCGCCGAGGCGCTGGTGGTCAGCGAGAAGACCGTCAAAAACCACGTGACGAGCATCCTGCGCAAGCTCCGCCTGAAGGATCGGACCCAGGCGGCCATCTGGGCCATCCGTTCCGGCTGGATCCCGTGA
- the recD2 gene encoding SF1B family DNA helicase RecD2, translated as MDDQARPSDVVQGVVRRITFHDPGTQYAVIRLEQRPNRPPLTVVGHWTPLPAPGEEIRVVGRWALHPTYGRQFEAEAYQPVTPATREGVERLLASGIIKGVGPATARRLVAAFGERALDVIASDPQRLASVPGIGPRKARWIAERLHLRKETQEALVFLHGLGLGPGLSRRILQRYGTQAPAAVRADPYALALEVDGIGFRRADDLAERFQIAPDSPRRVEAALWHVMREAGEEGHVYLPREVLFQRVRAVLGGGRGAGHAYPDEMLGAALGALVAGGQLVEEDGAVYPAAFHRYETELAGRLLELARQAYQPWLPARLEQELQAAQARLGTRLAPEQLQAVRRAMESGLLVVTGGPGTGKTTLVRFIVYLARRAGIRVALAAPTGRAAQRLQEAVRCGVPEEEPSVQASTVHRLLEVRPGSSSASRFARGPKNPIDAELVIVDEASMLDISLAYHLVAALGPESRLVLVGDVDQLPSVGPGQVLRDLIQSGVVPLVRLVHLFRQAARSRIVVGAHQILAGRSVVHAGPSRAQTAVRPASQERRTAAREEGSLRFFEEPDPQRVAWKVRELVTTSIPQQFGLRPVEEIQVLTASHRGPAGSDALNRLLQEALNPAGRGKAELQLGQRVVRQGDRVMQVRNDYQARLVPEDGSGPSRDGEGGEVGVFNGEIGTVWRVDPDERVVHVRFDDGRLIEYDEEKWHQLQLAYAITVHKSQGNEFPCVVMPVVWTMPALMTRHLLYTAVTRGRRLVVLVGDRKAVHAYVRNASVAQRYSMLARRLQRIA; from the coding sequence ATGGACGACCAGGCGAGGCCGTCGGACGTAGTTCAGGGCGTCGTGCGTCGCATCACGTTCCATGATCCGGGCACCCAGTACGCGGTCATCCGCCTCGAACAGCGTCCGAACCGGCCACCTCTGACCGTCGTGGGGCATTGGACTCCCTTGCCGGCGCCCGGAGAGGAGATCCGCGTCGTCGGCCGCTGGGCCCTCCATCCGACCTACGGGCGCCAGTTCGAGGCGGAGGCCTACCAGCCGGTGACGCCGGCTACCCGGGAGGGGGTCGAGCGCTTGCTCGCCTCCGGTATCATCAAAGGGGTGGGCCCGGCGACCGCCCGGCGGCTGGTGGCTGCGTTCGGGGAGCGCGCCCTCGACGTGATCGCCTCCGACCCCCAGCGTCTCGCCTCGGTACCGGGCATCGGGCCGCGCAAGGCCCGGTGGATCGCCGAGCGTTTGCACCTGCGCAAGGAAACCCAGGAAGCTCTCGTCTTCCTGCACGGCCTCGGCTTGGGCCCGGGCCTTTCCCGGCGCATCCTGCAGCGCTACGGCACCCAGGCGCCGGCCGCAGTCCGGGCCGACCCGTATGCGCTTGCTCTCGAGGTGGATGGGATCGGCTTTCGAAGGGCGGACGACCTGGCCGAGCGTTTCCAGATCGCGCCCGACTCGCCGCGCCGGGTGGAAGCCGCGCTGTGGCACGTCATGCGCGAGGCCGGCGAGGAGGGGCACGTCTACCTGCCTCGCGAGGTCCTCTTCCAGAGGGTACGGGCGGTTCTCGGCGGGGGGCGTGGCGCCGGTCACGCCTATCCCGACGAGATGCTGGGGGCGGCGCTGGGAGCGCTCGTGGCGGGCGGCCAGCTGGTGGAAGAAGACGGCGCGGTGTATCCGGCCGCCTTCCATCGCTACGAGACGGAGCTGGCGGGCCGCCTCCTTGAACTGGCCCGGCAGGCGTATCAGCCGTGGCTGCCGGCCCGGCTCGAGCAAGAGCTGCAGGCTGCCCAGGCCCGGCTCGGCACCCGGCTCGCCCCCGAGCAGCTCCAGGCCGTGCGCCGTGCGATGGAGAGCGGGCTCCTGGTGGTGACGGGGGGACCGGGCACCGGCAAGACGACGCTGGTCCGCTTCATCGTGTACCTGGCGAGGCGAGCCGGCATTCGCGTCGCCCTGGCGGCCCCGACCGGCCGGGCGGCCCAGCGCCTGCAGGAGGCGGTGCGGTGCGGGGTGCCGGAAGAGGAGCCGAGCGTTCAAGCGTCCACCGTCCATCGCCTGCTGGAAGTGCGGCCCGGATCGTCCAGTGCTTCCCGGTTCGCAAGGGGTCCGAAAAACCCGATCGATGCCGAACTGGTCATCGTAGACGAGGCTTCGATGCTTGACATCTCCCTTGCCTACCATTTGGTGGCGGCGCTGGGTCCGGAGAGCCGGCTGGTGCTGGTGGGCGACGTCGACCAGCTCCCGTCGGTGGGACCCGGGCAGGTGCTGAGGGACCTCATTCAATCGGGCGTCGTGCCGCTGGTACGGCTGGTTCACCTGTTCCGGCAGGCGGCCCGCAGCCGCATCGTGGTCGGCGCCCACCAGATCCTGGCCGGGCGCAGCGTGGTCCATGCGGGCCCTTCGAGAGCGCAGACGGCGGTCCGGCCGGCCTCCCAGGAGAGGCGCACCGCGGCCCGAGAAGAGGGGAGTTTGCGCTTCTTCGAGGAGCCGGACCCGCAGAGGGTCGCCTGGAAAGTGCGGGAGCTGGTCACCACCAGCATTCCACAGCAGTTCGGCTTGCGCCCCGTCGAGGAGATCCAGGTGCTGACTGCCTCACACCGGGGCCCGGCCGGCTCGGACGCGCTCAACCGGCTGCTCCAGGAGGCGCTCAACCCGGCGGGACGAGGGAAGGCGGAGCTGCAGCTGGGCCAGCGGGTGGTGCGCCAGGGGGACCGGGTCATGCAGGTCCGCAACGACTACCAGGCGCGCCTGGTGCCGGAGGACGGCTCCGGCCCGTCACGAGACGGCGAGGGTGGAGAGGTGGGGGTGTTCAACGGAGAGATCGGCACCGTCTGGCGGGTCGACCCCGACGAACGGGTGGTGCACGTGCGTTTCGACGACGGGCGGCTCATTGAATACGACGAGGAGAAATGGCACCAGCTCCAGCTGGCTTACGCGATCACGGTGCACAAGAGCCAGGGCAACGAGTTTCCGTGCGTGGTCATGCCCGTGGTCTGGACGATGCCTGCGCTCATGACCCGTCACCTCCTGTACACCGCGGTCACCCGAGGACGACGGCTGGTGGTCCTGGTGGGGGACAGGAAGGCCGTCCATGCGTATGTTCGCAACGCCTCGGTGGCCCAGCGGTACTCGATGCTCGCCCGGCGCTTGCAGCGCATTGCATGA
- a CDS encoding sensor histidine kinase encodes MPEKAPASFLSGAAGSRPLPTNSGQRGWTATSQDAALPGAAEIARIFDATLRAVEDGHRRLSELVQVVRSEYERACSALEQVKQEVLRQVEQVDDLEAKSRVARFDLFRVSRDFQNHTEQDVRQAYEAAERIQILLGEARERERFLKERRAELERTVARLGDLVRQAETTETNMRAALQALHGHYSGVSESLGSWQARQELSRRIITAQEEERRRLARELHDGTAQSLAGIAVELELAERMVDGGPEGVRRQLDRLRTLVKESLTEVRRVISDLRPMALDELGVISAVRRHADRLSALGGPPIEVVVHGPERRFDPAMEVAAFRVIQEAIHNARRHAGASHIWVYMEVGGTYLNVTVRDDGRGFDVERVREEARQRGSIGLISMEERVKLFGGRFSIHSTPGHGSRVVARFPVEATPPADPSKVG; translated from the coding sequence GTGCCCGAAAAGGCCCCGGCGTCTTTCCTTTCGGGGGCGGCAGGGAGCCGCCCCCTGCCCACGAATAGCGGCCAGCGGGGGTGGACGGCAACGTCGCAGGACGCGGCCTTACCCGGCGCGGCCGAAATCGCCCGCATTTTTGACGCCACCCTTCGAGCCGTCGAGGATGGTCACCGGCGGCTGTCCGAACTGGTGCAGGTCGTACGCTCGGAGTACGAGCGCGCCTGCTCCGCCCTCGAGCAGGTCAAGCAAGAGGTCCTCCGGCAGGTCGAGCAGGTCGACGACCTGGAGGCGAAGAGCCGGGTCGCCCGCTTCGACCTCTTCCGGGTCAGCCGCGACTTCCAAAACCACACCGAGCAAGACGTGCGCCAGGCTTACGAGGCCGCGGAGCGTATCCAGATCCTCCTGGGGGAGGCCCGAGAACGCGAGCGGTTCTTGAAGGAACGGCGGGCCGAGCTGGAGCGTACCGTGGCCCGCCTGGGCGATCTGGTGCGCCAGGCCGAGACGACGGAGACCAACATGCGGGCGGCGCTTCAGGCGCTGCACGGCCACTACTCGGGCGTCTCGGAGTCGCTGGGCTCCTGGCAAGCCCGCCAGGAGCTGAGCCGGCGCATCATCACGGCGCAGGAGGAGGAGCGCCGGCGCCTCGCCCGAGAACTCCACGACGGCACCGCGCAGAGCCTGGCCGGCATCGCCGTGGAGCTCGAGCTCGCCGAACGCATGGTCGACGGAGGCCCCGAGGGGGTCCGGCGGCAGCTCGATAGGTTGCGAACGCTGGTCAAGGAGAGCCTCACCGAGGTCCGGCGGGTCATTTCGGACCTGCGCCCGATGGCCCTCGACGAGCTGGGGGTCATCTCGGCCGTCCGTCGCCACGCCGACCGGCTCTCTGCCCTCGGAGGACCCCCCATCGAGGTCGTCGTACATGGACCGGAAAGGCGCTTCGACCCGGCCATGGAGGTGGCCGCATTCCGGGTGATCCAGGAGGCGATTCACAACGCCCGCCGTCATGCCGGGGCCTCCCACATCTGGGTGTACATGGAGGTCGGGGGAACCTACCTCAACGTTACCGTTCGCGACGACGGGCGAGGCTTCGACGTGGAACGGGTACGCGAGGAGGCCAGGCAACGCGGTTCCATCGGGCTCATCAGCATGGAGGAGCGGGTCAAGTTGTTCGGCGGGCGCTTTTCCATCCATTCCACACCCGGCCACGGCAGCAGGGTGGTGGCGCGGTTCCCCGTCGAGGCGACCCCGCCTGCCGATCCGTCCAAGGTCGGGTGA
- the flgM gene encoding flagellar biosynthesis anti-sigma factor FlgM — protein sequence MEPPKDISPIGRPAPVGPSRPAAARRPQEAPSASDEVALSTAGQEIVAARRRIDEAPDVREGLVARLRKEIEQGQYHPSAAEIARRLARVLRPHGR from the coding sequence ATGGAGCCGCCCAAGGATATCTCGCCAATCGGCCGGCCGGCGCCCGTCGGGCCGAGCCGCCCTGCCGCCGCGAGGCGGCCACAGGAGGCCCCCTCTGCCTCGGATGAGGTGGCCCTCTCGACGGCGGGCCAGGAGATCGTGGCGGCGCGCCGGCGCATCGACGAGGCACCCGACGTGAGAGAAGGGCTCGTCGCCCGGTTGCGCAAGGAGATCGAGCAGGGACAGTATCACCCTTCGGCGGCGGAGATCGCCCGCCGGCTGGCGCGGGTGCTGCGGCCGCATGGCCGATAG
- a CDS encoding LbetaH domain-containing protein, protein MVEWWRPEYFFQLDGFEHRALFDGVERVWEALARLREYVDARLEPSLGGTVMPGAFVSDEVWLGDGAVVEPGAMIKGPAIIGPGSVIRQGAYVREYVVVGAGCVVGHATEVKGSILLDGAQAPHFNYVGDSILGRRANLGAGTKLSNLKNDGTEVVVHGPGGERIRTGMCKLGAVVGDGVAIGCNAVTSPGALIGPRAQVYANVVVRGFVPADHVVKLRQAIEAVPLERPHGPR, encoded by the coding sequence GTGGTAGAGTGGTGGCGGCCCGAGTACTTCTTCCAGCTCGACGGCTTCGAGCACCGCGCGCTGTTCGACGGGGTCGAGCGGGTCTGGGAGGCGCTCGCGCGGCTGCGCGAGTATGTCGATGCTCGCCTGGAGCCTTCCCTGGGTGGCACGGTGATGCCCGGTGCGTTCGTGTCCGATGAGGTCTGGCTGGGTGACGGCGCGGTGGTGGAGCCCGGGGCGATGATCAAGGGGCCTGCGATCATCGGGCCCGGCAGCGTGATCCGGCAGGGCGCCTACGTCCGGGAGTACGTCGTGGTCGGCGCGGGGTGCGTGGTCGGGCACGCCACGGAGGTGAAGGGCTCCATCCTGCTCGACGGGGCGCAGGCGCCGCACTTCAACTACGTGGGAGACTCCATCCTCGGCCGGCGGGCCAACCTGGGCGCCGGCACCAAGCTCTCCAACCTCAAGAACGACGGCACCGAAGTGGTCGTGCATGGCCCCGGCGGCGAGCGGATCCGCACGGGGATGTGCAAGCTGGGGGCCGTCGTGGGCGACGGAGTGGCCATCGGCTGCAACGCGGTCACGAGCCCCGGAGCGTTGATCGGGCCGCGCGCGCAGGTGTACGCCAACGTGGTGGTGCGGGGTTTCGTGCCGGCCGACCACGTCGTCAAGCTGCGGCAGGCGATCGAGGCCGTACCCCTGGAGCGGCCGCACGGGCCTCGCTGA
- a CDS encoding response regulator transcription factor — MAQLTPREREVLALIGLGLSNQEIARRLVISEHTVKNHVSSIYRKLQTADRTRAALTAIRAGLVRIE, encoded by the coding sequence ATCGCTCAACTCACGCCGCGCGAGCGGGAAGTGCTCGCGCTCATCGGGCTCGGGTTGAGCAACCAGGAGATCGCCCGCCGGCTGGTCATCAGTGAGCACACCGTCAAGAACCACGTGAGCAGCATCTACCGCAAGCTCCAGACGGCCGACCGGACCCGGGCCGCTCTCACCGCCATCCGGGCGGGACTGGTGCGCATCGAATGA
- a CDS encoding Gfo/Idh/MocA family protein → MHASKEVTVALLGCGRFGQRHLEVLNRLPDVRVLVVADIDEPRAQQTAFRFGVPSFTADFREALAWPGVDVVDVCLPTFLHAQAVEGAARHGRHVFCEKPLALRAEDAQRAARACEDAGVKLQVGFCRRFDNGWLAAAEVIRSGALGRPVVWRHATGTSGAPQPWFFDRELGGGPFVDGAIHWYDFGRFLFGEVESVQAATRIMRPGRTAPDTGIVSVRFVSGDELQLMWSWGLPPGVKVDELHEVLGPEGALSMRPRQQDKISDAAVFVDHDHRKENGGHANGADPGNLGYLWLRRPGQTEAQPVVYQRNDMVEEELIAFVQAVREDRPTAVGGREAVAALQVAMAVLESGQTGRTVMFDEMTLPARSAK, encoded by the coding sequence ATGCACGCTTCGAAAGAAGTAACCGTGGCGCTTCTGGGTTGCGGACGCTTCGGGCAGCGCCACCTGGAAGTGCTCAACCGGCTCCCTGACGTACGGGTACTGGTGGTGGCCGACATCGACGAACCCCGAGCCCAGCAAACCGCTTTCAGGTTCGGGGTTCCTTCTTTTACGGCCGACTTCCGGGAGGCCCTGGCGTGGCCGGGCGTCGACGTGGTGGACGTCTGCCTTCCGACCTTCCTCCACGCGCAGGCCGTGGAAGGGGCCGCCCGGCACGGGCGCCACGTCTTTTGCGAAAAGCCCCTGGCCTTGCGGGCAGAAGACGCGCAGCGGGCCGCGAGGGCTTGCGAGGATGCCGGCGTCAAGCTGCAGGTCGGCTTTTGCCGCCGGTTCGACAACGGGTGGCTGGCCGCCGCGGAGGTCATCCGTTCGGGAGCACTCGGGCGGCCCGTCGTCTGGCGGCATGCCACGGGTACCTCGGGGGCTCCGCAGCCGTGGTTTTTCGACCGGGAGCTGGGTGGAGGCCCGTTCGTGGACGGGGCCATCCACTGGTACGACTTCGGCCGGTTCTTGTTCGGCGAGGTGGAGAGCGTCCAGGCTGCCACCCGTATCATGCGCCCGGGCCGCACGGCGCCGGACACCGGGATCGTGAGCGTGCGGTTCGTGAGCGGCGACGAGCTCCAGCTCATGTGGAGCTGGGGGCTTCCGCCCGGGGTCAAGGTGGACGAGCTGCACGAGGTGTTGGGGCCGGAGGGCGCGCTGAGCATGCGACCTCGCCAGCAGGACAAGATCTCCGATGCCGCCGTCTTCGTCGACCACGACCATCGCAAGGAAAACGGCGGGCATGCCAACGGTGCCGATCCCGGCAATCTCGGGTACCTGTGGCTCAGGCGGCCGGGGCAGACCGAGGCGCAGCCCGTGGTGTACCAGCGTAACGATATGGTCGAGGAAGAGCTGATCGCCTTCGTCCAGGCGGTGCGGGAGGACCGGCCCACTGCCGTCGGGGGGCGTGAGGCCGTGGCCGCCCTGCAGGTGGCCATGGCGGTGCTGGAGTCAGGCCAGACCGGGCGCACCGTCATGTTCGACGAGATGACGCTGCCGGCCCGGAGCGCCAAGTGA
- a CDS encoding ComF family protein produces the protein MNAVRRWLRSLYEAMELSSPGCLFCGRPLQYRREQEPGLCLACQDRIAWVQGEVCPRCGKPLHGRDGPCADCARRPVPFAFNRAVAVYDGIWKELILQFKFYGRRELARPLGWWMAGTAMRWGIRERAHALVPVPLHPRRLERRGYNQALELAIQVRERTGVPVVEALARTREPGGPQSLRQAAARRRSMRGAFVAWEPALVEGLTLVVVDDVYTTGATLDAASRALLRAGAREVLGLVAAVGLTDLDLADGGPEGGDGRGHP, from the coding sequence ATGAACGCCGTGCGGCGGTGGCTGCGCTCGCTCTACGAGGCCATGGAGCTATCGAGCCCGGGGTGCCTCTTTTGCGGCCGTCCCCTTCAGTACCGACGAGAGCAGGAGCCCGGCCTGTGCCTGGCCTGCCAGGATCGGATAGCGTGGGTCCAGGGGGAGGTCTGCCCCCGCTGCGGCAAGCCCCTGCACGGCAGGGACGGGCCCTGCGCCGACTGCGCCCGCCGGCCGGTGCCGTTTGCGTTCAACCGGGCGGTGGCCGTCTACGACGGGATCTGGAAGGAACTGATCCTGCAGTTCAAGTTCTACGGGCGGCGCGAGCTGGCCCGCCCGCTCGGCTGGTGGATGGCCGGGACGGCCATGCGCTGGGGCATCCGGGAACGGGCCCACGCCCTGGTGCCCGTCCCGCTGCACCCACGCCGGCTCGAGCGGCGGGGGTACAACCAGGCCCTCGAACTGGCGATACAGGTAAGGGAGAGGACCGGCGTGCCCGTGGTGGAGGCGCTGGCGAGGACCCGGGAGCCCGGCGGCCCCCAGAGCTTGCGGCAGGCCGCCGCCCGGCGTCGCAGCATGCGGGGCGCCTTCGTGGCCTGGGAGCCGGCGCTCGTCGAGGGCCTCACCCTGGTCGTCGTGGACGACGTCTACACGACGGGCGCGACCCTGGACGCCGCGTCGAGGGCCTTGCTGCGGGCGGGGGCCCGGGAAGTGCTGGGGTTGGTGGCGGCGGTGGGGCTGACGGACCTCGACCTGGCCGACGGGGGGCCGGAGGGGGGAGACGGCCGTGGGCATCCGTAA